In Benincasa hispida cultivar B227 chromosome 8, ASM972705v1, whole genome shotgun sequence, the sequence CAATAGCCTACTTCTTTGGCTCCTTTCTCAACCATAACCTGTTTTTAGCCATTCACGAGCTCAGTCACAACCTTGCCTTCTCAACACCTGATTACAACAGGTGGCTCGGGATTTTCGCTAATCTCCCCATTGGAGTCCCCATGTCCATCACATTTCAAAAGTATCACCTTGAGCACCATCGCTTCCAAGGAGTGGATGGCATGGATATGGACGTTCCAAGCCTGACTGAAGCTCATCTGGTGACTAACGTTGTCTCAAAAGCTATATGGGTTGTCTTCCAACTCTTCTTCTATGCCCTCCGGCCATTATTTCTCAAACCAAAGCCCCCAGGCCAATGGGAGTTCATCAACTTCATTATTCAGATAGCTCTTGATGTTGCCATGGTTTACTTATGGAGTTGGAAGTCTTTTGCTTACCTGATCCTCTCCACGTTCGTCGGTGGTGGGATGCATCCAATGGCTGGTCACTTCATTTCTGAACATTATGTCTTCAATCCCAAACAAGAGACCTACTCTTACTACGGTCCACTTAATCTTCTTACATGGAGTGTAGGTTATCATAATGAACACCATGACTTCCCCAGAATTCCAGGAAGCAAGCTTTACAAAGTGAAGGAGATTGCACCAGAATACTAcaatgaattagattcatacaAATCATGGAGCCAGGTGATATACATGTACATTATGGACAGAACAGTGGGGCCATTCAGTAGGATGAAGAGAATGCCAAGGAAATCTGAGTAGTTGATCCTTCTCTCATCCCTTCAGATTTTTTTGTTCGATTCTTTCACCATCTTTTCTGATGGATCATTCTCTTTGAGCTGGTTGTGCCATTGTTTTGTTTACATTTGTTGAGAGTTTATTGTTCTATTTAGATTGTATAGTAGCCAGGCATGTTCACTGTACTGTAATCGATTTTCAGGGCTTTTCGAGGGATTGTTTGTAGAAGGAGCTGAGAAGTAGCGGACCTAGATTCCCATAGGTTTGATATTTTGGTTAACTTATAATTCTAGTACTACATATTTTCATCTTATGTGTCTTGTATGTTTATCTCTAGTTCATTTCTTTAATAGATGAAACGCGATAAAGTTTGAGCtaaagtttgaaattttgaattaagacCAACCATAGCGTATCTATTttcataaatgaaattaaatgctTCATAAATGATCAGAATGTTTTGTTTCATGTGGGTGGGTTTCTTGGGGGTCTGACAGTGGGCCATTTTGTTTTGAGTTATTCGCGTAGGCCTAGgccattcatataaatatgacCATTCTTGGAAAGCTATCTTTGTGAAAGTATATATGAAATCATGTCCCCACTTCCTATAGGCCAGAAAAGATCGCACCATTTTGCAATAAAGAAACTTTGCTGGGTCATTGAATTGCAAGAAGTTAAAGCGGCAGTTTGAATTGACTacatgcttaaaaaaaaaaaaatgtcaaagtgTAAATAAGGCCACGTTTACAAAAACCACGatttatataaatttgtatgaaaatttgaatgggtgagagtggtcattTCACCAAGTCAATGTATGCCTATCATTTTATAAGTAGAGAAAATATTTCACGatttatataaatttgtatataaatttgtgaaaggtcgaTGCAcggttgattgattatattcaaTGGTCATGAAAATATATCAGAAGTTTGATTAATTCTATAGGTCATTTAGAATAAGTGATAATcgaattaaattattcaaatatataaagggaattgattatataagatacaattatgagatataatataatgtatatgatacattcattataatataaaattttatttgagagaaaaatgattatttgaatatgattcaaa encodes:
- the LOC120082725 gene encoding sphingolipid delta(4)-desaturase DES1-like is translated as MQGGEERDEGVMATDFFWSYTDEPHASRRRQILSQYPQIRELFGPDPWAFFKISVVVLLQLWTATTLHSADWLKILAIAYFFGSFLNHNLFLAIHELSHNLAFSTPDYNRWLGIFANLPIGVPMSITFQKYHLEHHRFQGVDGMDMDVPSLTEAHLVTNVVSKAIWVVFQLFFYALRPLFLKPKPPGQWEFINFIIQIALDVAMVYLWSWKSFAYLILSTFVGGGMHPMAGHFISEHYVFNPKQETYSYYGPLNLLTWSVGYHNEHHDFPRIPGSKLYKVKEIAPEYYNELDSYKSWSQVIYMYIMDRTVGPFSRMKRMPRKSE